A genomic window from Glycine soja cultivar W05 chromosome 10, ASM419377v2, whole genome shotgun sequence includes:
- the LOC114370304 gene encoding uncharacterized protein LOC114370304, with translation MLEGHQLLGFGFFVIGLWHLFNHIKLHALSSKSYTSTLWFPTTISRYLELHFIMASCTIFIAMELFIAPIHHQPLDPDGTIPTTHLHNFEHSSMAMAFLVYAIFAIVLDRIKCTKAQHELTHLLGAIAFTQQFLLIHLHSRDHMGPEGQYHFLLQLLIIISLSTTLMGIGFPKSFLVCFVRSVSIIFQGVWLMVMGFLLWTPGFQAKGCFMHLDESDEYVVRCSDHESLHRAISLVNIQFSFLLILVTIFAMSFYLILVRRYGGEKVEYVFLTKEEHYREEDGFVKPNNDVESQSQEKSMQEQI, from the coding sequence ATGTTGGAGGGACATCAACTTTTGGGGTTTGGCTTCTTTGTAATTGGTTTATGGCACTTGTTCAACCACATCAAGCTCCATGCTCTTAGTTCCAAGTCCTACACATCAACCCTATGGTTTCCCACCACAATATCCAGATACTTGGAGCTCCACTTCATCATGGCAAGCTGCACAATCTTCATTGCCATGGAACTCTTCATCGCTCCCATTCATCACCAACCATTAGACCCTGATGGAACCATTCCCACCACCCATCTCCACAACTTTGAACACTCTTCCATGGCCATGGCTTTCTTGGTCTATGCCATATTTGCCATAGTTCTTGATAGAATTAAATGCACCAAAGCACAGCATGAGCTAACTCACTTGCTAGGAGCCATAGCTTTTACACAACAATTTCTTCTCATCCACCTTCACTCTAGAGATCACATGGGTCCAGAAGGCCAATACCACTTCTTGTTGCAACTtttgattattatttctttGAGTACAACACTAATGGGAATTGGCTTCCCTAAGAGCTTCTTGGTCTGCTTTGTGCGTTCTGTCAGCATAATCTTCCAAGGTGTGTGGCTTATGGTCATGGGGTTCTTGCTTTGGACACCAGGGTTTCAAGCCAAAGGTTGCTTCATGCACCTTGATGAGTCTGATGAATATGTGGTTAGATGCAGTGATCATGAGTCCCTTCATCGTGCCATCTCCTTGGTGAACATTCAGTTCAGCTTCTTGTTGATTCTAGTCACCATTTTCGCCATGTCTTTCTACTTGATTCTGGTCAGAAGATATGGTGGTGAGAAAGTGGAGTATGTTTTTCTGACAAAGGAGGAACATTACCGTGAAGAAGATGGCTTTGTGAAACCTAACAACGACGTTGAATCCCAATCCCAAGAGAAAAGCATGCAAGAGCAGATTTAA